In Bacteroidales bacterium, the sequence TATTAACCAGTGGCTTATCATACCGGTGTTCGACTGGCTGAGCAAATTCATCGGCAATTTCGGTATCATCATCCTGTTACTCACCATTATAATTAAGGTACTCCTGCTTCCTTTAACTTACAAATCTTATTTGTCACAGGCCAGGATGAAGGTTCTGAAACCCATGATGGATGAGATAAACGAAAAATATCCGAAGGGTAAGGAAGTTGAAAAACAACAGGCCACAATGGCTTTGTATAAAAAGGCCGGTATCAGTCCGCTTGGCGGCTGTTTGCCCACATTGCTCCAATTCCCCATATTGTTTGCCATGTTCCGGTTCTTCCCCACCTCAATCGAGTTGCGCCAGGAAGGATTTTTATGGGCAAAGGACCTTTCAACCTACGATGCGTTCATCACATGGCATCAGACAATTCCTATCATCAGTAATATATTCGGAAATCATATCAGCTTGTTTACAGTGCTGATGACCGTTTCAACCATTCTCCAGATTAAGATGAGCGACACTTCTTCTTCGCAGCAAATGCCGGGAATGAAGACCATGATGTATGTGATGCCGGTTATGTTCATGTTTATGCTGAACAATTTCTCAGCCGGTTTGACCTATTATTATTTCCTTGCCAACGTAATTACTATTGGCCAGAATTATATTTTCAAGCAATTTGTGGATGAGAAGGAGATCCTGCGAAAAATAGAAGAGCGAAAAGCCAAACCGGTCAAAAAATCGAAATGGCAGCAACGGCTTGAAGAAATGACCAAACAACAGCAGCAGCGTAAACCGGGTGCAAAACCTCAGCCCAAAACCGGCAAGAAGAAATAACATGAAACTCATTCATAACAGGTACCAGATCAGCGGTGTAGACGCCGTTGATCTTGTTGAAAAATACGGATCTCCCGTTTATGTGTACGACACAGCTAAAATGAAGCTGCAGTATGATAAACTGCTTCATGCTTTTCGCGAAATAAAAGTAAAGGTAAACTTTGCCTGCAAAGCCCTGAATAATATAAATGTATTGAGGTTTTTTAAAAATACGGGCAGCGGCCTTGATGCTGTTTCCATACAGGAAGTGCAACTGGGGCTGAAAGCCGGTTTTGCTCCGCAGGACATTATTTTTACACCCAACTGTGTATCAATCGAGGAAATTTCAGAAGGGGTGAAACTCGGTGTGCGGATCAACATCGACAATATTTCCATCCTGGAGCAATTCGGAAATATTTACGGAAATAAAGTTCCGGTATGTATCCGGATCAATCCGCATATTTTCGCAGGCGGAAACCAGAAAATATCAACCGGACATATTGATTCTAAATTCGGTATTTCCACATACCAGATGCCTCATGTTCACCGGGTGGTGGAAGCCACCAACATCAGGGTCGAAGGTCTTCACCTGCACACGGGTTCGGATATTCTGGATGTTGAAGTTTTCCTGAGGGCTGCCGAAATTATGTTTGACGTGGCCAAAAGTTTTCCGGGCCTTGAATACATTGACTTCGGAAGCGGTTTCAAAGTACAGTACAAGCCTGATGATTATTTCACCGATTTGGAAAACCTGGGAAAAGAACTCAGCAAACGGTTTAAAAAGTTCTGCAAGGAATATGGCAAGGACCTGACCCTGATTTTCGAACCCGGAAAGTTCCTTGTAAGTGAAGCAGGTTTATTTTTTGCACGGGTTAATGTGGTTAAGCAAACTTTGTCCACTGTTTTTGCAGGTGTGGATACCGGCTTGAATCACCTTATAAGGCCTATGTTTTACGATGCCTATCACCAGATCATCAATGTTTCGAATCCGAAAGGGAAACTCAGAATATATACGGTAGTTGGCTATATATGTGAAACCGATACATTCGGCTGGAACCGGAAAATGAATGAAATCCGTGAAGGTGATTATCTCGCCTTTCTGAATGCCGGTGCTTATTGCTTTACTATGGCATCAAATTACAATTCCCGCTTAAGACCTCCTGAAGTTCTCATTCATGAAGGAAAGGATTACCTGGTGAGGGAAAGAGAAACTCTTGATGATCTCCTGAAGAACCAGATCATTCTGGAATTATAAAACCTAATGATATGTTGCGGCCCGGAATCGTCCTTCTGGATGCATATACCCTGGGTGAAATGAGCTTTTATCCCCTGACTAAACTGGGGAATCTAGCCGTTTATCCTGTAACTCCCATGGATAAGCGCATAGAGCGCATTTCGGGCAGGGAAATTGTCATCACTAATAAAGTGGTGATTGATAAAACAGTGATGGACGCCTGCCCCGATCTCCGGTTGATATGCGTTGCCGCCACAGGGATGAACAATGTGGATTTGGCCTGTGCGGAATCAAAGGGAATTATTGTCAGAAATGTTGCCGGCTATTCCACTCAGAGTGTGGTTCAGCATACTTTTTCGCTTCTTTTTTACCTGATGGAACACTTGCCGTATTACGACAATTACGTAAAATCGGGGCAATATTCCCGGGGCGACCTGTTTACCCACCATGGAAGGCCTTTTAATGAACTTGCCGGCAAAACCTATGGTATAATCGGTTTGGGAACAATCGGTAAAAGAATTGCAGATGTTGCCAGTGCGTTTGGCGCCCGTGTAATTTATTATTCCACAAGCGGAAAAAATCTCAATACCGGGTATACCCACGTAAAACTAAGCGAACTGCTTACTGAAAGCGATATCGTTTCGGTTCACTGTCCGTTGAATGAATCGACAAAAGACCTCATCACGTATGAGGAGCTTCGGAAAATGAAGAGCTCGGCTATTCTTATCAATGCCGGCAGAGGAGGCATAGTGAATGAACTTGACCTGGCATCGGCGCTTGATGAAGAACTGATCGCCGGAGCCGCATTGGATGTTCTATCCAAAGAGCCTCCTGATGCGGATAACCCACTGTTTCAAATACGATTTCCTGAACGGTTGGTCTTTACACCCCACATTGCATGGGCAAGCATTGAATCACGAGAAAGGCTTTTAAGCCGGATCGTTGAGAATATCAGCGA encodes:
- the lysA gene encoding diaminopimelate decarboxylase; amino-acid sequence: MKLIHNRYQISGVDAVDLVEKYGSPVYVYDTAKMKLQYDKLLHAFREIKVKVNFACKALNNINVLRFFKNTGSGLDAVSIQEVQLGLKAGFAPQDIIFTPNCVSIEEISEGVKLGVRINIDNISILEQFGNIYGNKVPVCIRINPHIFAGGNQKISTGHIDSKFGISTYQMPHVHRVVEATNIRVEGLHLHTGSDILDVEVFLRAAEIMFDVAKSFPGLEYIDFGSGFKVQYKPDDYFTDLENLGKELSKRFKKFCKEYGKDLTLIFEPGKFLVSEAGLFFARVNVVKQTLSTVFAGVDTGLNHLIRPMFYDAYHQIINVSNPKGKLRIYTVVGYICETDTFGWNRKMNEIREGDYLAFLNAGAYCFTMASNYNSRLRPPEVLIHEGKDYLVRERETLDDLLKNQIILEL
- a CDS encoding D-2-hydroxyacid dehydrogenase, translated to MLRPGIVLLDAYTLGEMSFYPLTKLGNLAVYPVTPMDKRIERISGREIVITNKVVIDKTVMDACPDLRLICVAATGMNNVDLACAESKGIIVRNVAGYSTQSVVQHTFSLLFYLMEHLPYYDNYVKSGQYSRGDLFTHHGRPFNELAGKTYGIIGLGTIGKRIADVASAFGARVIYYSTSGKNLNTGYTHVKLSELLTESDIVSVHCPLNESTKDLITYEELRKMKSSAILINAGRGGIVNELDLASALDEELIAGAALDVLSKEPPDADNPLFQIRFPERLVFTPHIAWASIESRERLLSRIVENISEYLGKR